In one Ischnura elegans chromosome 13, ioIscEleg1.1, whole genome shotgun sequence genomic region, the following are encoded:
- the LOC124170234 gene encoding uncharacterized protein LOC124170234 isoform X2: MAGNISAIGAEHFVEERLLVGLLTGSLLQHKELLDMLEDVDVRHVRQRTLLHVGVGLGKADWVEELLARGANTDITDDSQQNALSSAEEMVRQFPDDVERSKVLNLVTLVHRRDQVILRRLAASSSRSTDHVTPVASPKCDIASLKSSVDSLRREMKSLVRQLSSSLEELKAQVCGRDALLRCLEESVTSTAEDVTCIKCGLIGEASLSQPTSDPVVARQECVDALMRRTRIVYESGVDEMRRLYERLYDGDEFTACIIKYLCGNDRVNVMVDFESDHIGRMKEKVVLLDGTQRNGRDWYSFCDFESETVYLGAKECSFYSEKYICAELAWALSQLSIKLVYDNEWRPYSKGDVEREREWMRALEELEERRKRGEELDEDIRYALNRKTPKARVCLLAAAVPQIIAYDGSTAGRAILQQQAPLLFSLYSNNVMGKLLASAKR; this comes from the coding sequence ATGGCTGGCAACATTTCTGCTATTGGCGCTGAGCATtttgttgaggagaggcttcTTGTTGGATTATTAACTGGCTCATTGCTACAGCATAAAGAGCTGCTGGATATGTTAGAAGATGTAGATGTACGGCACGTGCGGCAAAGAACACTCTTGCATGTTGGTGTGGGACTTGGAAAGGCTGACTGGGTGGAGGAGTTACTGGCGAGAGGGGCCAACACAGACATTACAGATGACagtcaacagaatgcattgtcttcggctgaggagatggtgcggcagttccctgaTGATGTAGAACGCTCAAAAGTCCTGAATTTGGTGACGTTGGTTCACAGGAGAGACCAAGTTATTTTGCGTCGTCTGGCAGCATCTTCGAGTAGGAGCACTGATCATGTGACACCCGTTGCAAGTCCAAaatgtgatattgcatctctcaagtcctctgtggactcattgaggcgagagatgaaatctcttgtgcgacagctgagctcatcCTTGGAGGAACTGAAAGCACAAGTGTGTGGACGCGATGCACTGTTGCGTTGTCTGGAAGAATCCGTGACGTCAACAGCAGAGGATGTGACGTGTATCAAGTGTGGTCTTATTGGGGAGGCATCTTTAAGTCAACCTACATCCGATCCGGTCGTAGCAAGGCAGGAGTGTGTGGATGCTTTGATGCGTAGGACTAGGATAGTGTATGAAAGTGGAGTTGATGAAATGCgtagattgtatgagagactgtatgatggaGATGAATTCACTGcttgcataattaaatatttgtgtgggAATGATCGGGTGAATGTGATGGTGGATTTTGAATCTGATcacattggaaggatgaaggagaaggttgtgCTATTGGATGGGACTCAGAGGAATGGGAGGGATTGgtattcattttgtgattttgagagtgagacAGTCTATTTGGGTGCAAAGGAGTGTTCTTTTTATAGTGAGAAATATATATGTGCTGAGTTAGCTTGGGCCCTCTCACAATTATCCATTAAATTAGTTTATGATAATGAATGGAGGCCATATAGCAAGGGAGATGTGGAACGAGAgcgtgagtggatgagggctctagaggagttggaggagaggaggaagaggggggagGAATTAGATGAGGATATCAGATACGCATTGAATAGGAAGACACCGAAGGCAAGGGTATGTTTGCTTGCGGCAGCTGTCCCTCAGATTATCGCTTATGATGGATCCACAGCAGGAAGAGCTATTTTGCAACAACAAGCccctctcctcttctctctctattCTAACAATGTGATGGGAAAACTTCTAGCCAGTGCAAAG
- the LOC124170234 gene encoding uncharacterized protein LOC124170234 isoform X1, which produces MAGNISAIGAEHFVEERLLVGLLTGSLLQHKELLDMLEDVDVRHVRQRTLLHVGVGLGKADWVEELLARGANTDITDDSQQNALSSAEEMVRQFPDDVERSKVLNLVTLVHRRDQVILRRLAASSSRSTDHVTPVASPKCDIASLKSSVDSLRREMKSLVRQLSSSLEELKAQVCGRDALLRCLEESVTSTAEDVTCIKCGLIGEASLSQPTSDPVVARQECVDALMRRTRIVYESGVDEMRRLYERLYDGDEFTACIIKYLCGNDRVNVMVDFESDHIGRMKEKVVLLDGTQRNGRDWYSFCDFESETVYLGAKECSFYSEKYICAELAWALSQLSIKLVYDNEWRPYSKGDVEREREWMRALEELEERRKRGEELDEDIRYALNRKTPKARVCLLAAAVPQIIAYDGSTAGRAILQQQAPLLFSLYSNNVMGKLLASAKR; this is translated from the exons ATGGCTGGCAACATTTCTGCTATTGGCGCTGAGCATtttgttgaggagaggcttcTTGTTGGATTATTAACTGGCTCATTGCTACAGCATAAAGAGCTGCTGGATATGTTAGAAGATGTAGATGTACGGCACGTGCGGCAAAGAACACTCTTGCATGTTGGTGTGGGACTTGGAAAGGCTGACTGGGTGGAGGAGTTACTGGCGAGAGGGGCCAACACAGACATTACAGATGACagtcaacagaatgcattgtcttcggctgaggagatggtgcggcagttccctgaTGATGTAGAACGCTCAAAAGTCCTGAATTTGGTGACGTTGGTTCACAGGAGAGACCAAGTTATTTTGCGTCGTCTGGCAGCATCTTCGAGTAGGAGCACTGATCATGTGACACCCGTTGCAAGTCCAAaatgtgatattgcatctctcaagtcctctgtggactcattgaggcgagagatgaaatctcttgtgcgacagctgagctcatcCTTGGAGGAACTGAAAGCACAAGTGTGTGGACGCGATGCACTGTTGCGTTGTCTGGAAGAATCCGTGACGTCAACAGCAGAGGATGTGACGTGTATCAAGTGTGGTCTTATTGGGGAGGCATCTTTAAGTCAACCTACATCCGATCCGGTCGTAGCAAGGCAGGAGTGTGTGGATGCTTTGATGCGTAGGACTAGGATAGTGTATGAAAGTGGAGTTGATGAAATGCgtagattgtatgagagactgtatgatggaGATGAATTCACTGcttgcataattaaatatttgtgtgggAATGATCGGGTGAATGTGATGGTGGATTTTGAATCTGATcacattggaaggatgaaggagaaggttgtgCTATTGGATGGGACTCAGAGGAATGGGAGGGATTGgtattcattttgtgattttgagagtgagacAGTCTATTTGGGTGCAAAGGAGTGTTCTTTTTATAGTGAGAAATATATATGTGCTGAGTTAGCTTGGGCCCTCTCACAATTATCCATTAAATTAGTTTATGATAATGAATGGAGGCCATATAGCAAGGGAGATGTGGAACGAGAgcgtgagtggatgagggctctagaggagttggaggagaggaggaagaggggggagGAATTAGATGAGGATATCAGATACGCATTGAATAGGAAGACACCGAAGGCAAGGGTATGTTTGCTTGCGGCAGCTGTCCCTCAGATTATCGCTTATGATGGATCCACAGCAGGAAGAGCTATTTTGCAACAACAAGCccctctcctcttctctctctattCTAACAATGTGATGGGAAAACTTCTAGCCAGTGCAAAG agatga